A stretch of the Clostridium fungisolvens genome encodes the following:
- a CDS encoding metal-sensing transcriptional repressor translates to MENHNHNHPSQKQVINRLSRIIGHAEAIKRMCVEEKDCSEILIQIAAVKSALNNVGKIILQDHINHCIIDAAKNDDEEALVKLNNAIEKFLK, encoded by the coding sequence ATGGAAAATCATAACCACAATCATCCAAGTCAAAAACAAGTAATTAATAGACTATCAAGGATAATTGGTCACGCTGAGGCAATTAAAAGAATGTGTGTTGAAGAAAAAGATTGCAGTGAAATATTAATTCAGATTGCTGCTGTTAAGTCTGCCTTAAACAATGTAGGCAAAATAATTTTGCAGGATCACATAAATCATTGCATAATTGATGCCGCTAAAAATGATGATGAAGAAGCCTTAGTAAAACTAAATAATGCAATTGAGAAATTTTTAAAGTGA
- a CDS encoding ABC transporter permease, whose amino-acid sequence MRGMIAIIQRNLTNFTRDKIRLFASIFMSGFFLFIFSFVMKSSTTGVEQPLNYLISGIIIMTVFQSALSNSTNIIEDISMGFMKEIIVSPVARWQISIGQVFSSAIIAVLQGILVIIFALFMGLKINALQFLEMTGVMIAVGVTFGSIGLYLASIAKNSAAFQVIITLFTMPLTFLSGAYIPTTVMPKLLRPLVYLNPLTYTTSIFRYISLKMDNFSTDALIKAGVAFDVNGFIIRPYFGLFIILGMGLIFFILCVIQFNKADFSKVKVFNPHQ is encoded by the coding sequence ATGCGCGGAATGATTGCTATAATTCAAAGAAACCTAACTAACTTTACTAGAGATAAAATAAGATTATTCGCTTCAATTTTTATGTCAGGATTTTTCTTATTTATCTTCTCATTCGTAATGAAATCATCAACTACAGGAGTTGAACAACCTCTAAACTATCTTATTTCTGGAATAATAATAATGACTGTTTTTCAATCAGCACTAAGCAATTCAACAAATATAATTGAAGACATATCCATGGGATTTATGAAAGAGATAATTGTCTCACCAGTTGCAAGATGGCAGATTTCAATTGGACAAGTGTTTTCTTCTGCAATAATAGCTGTGCTTCAAGGAATACTTGTAATTATCTTCGCCCTCTTTATGGGACTAAAAATTAATGCACTTCAATTTTTAGAAATGACAGGTGTGATGATTGCAGTTGGTGTAACCTTTGGTTCCATAGGACTTTACTTAGCCTCTATTGCAAAAAATTCAGCTGCATTCCAAGTTATAATTACTCTATTTACGATGCCTCTGACTTTTTTATCCGGTGCATATATCCCAACTACTGTTATGCCTAAGCTTTTACGTCCTCTTGTATACTTAAATCCACTCACTTATACAACCTCAATCTTTAGATATATAAGCTTAAAAATGGATAACTTCTCAACCGATGCTTTAATTAAAGCAGGTGTTGCCTTTGATGTGAATGGATTTATTATCAGACCTTACTTTGGTCTATTTATTATATTAGGTATGGGTTTAATTTTCTTCATACTTTGCGTAATACAATTTAATAAAGCTGACTTCTCAAAAGTTAAAGTTTTTAATCCACACCAATAA